GTTTCGTAGTTATATTTCCCCAGATGAAAATCGCCGTATTATAAGAGGAACCAAAGAGCTGAAAGCCAAAGATAGAATAACTGTGATGCTTTGTGTGAATGCCACCGGATGCTGTAAAATCCCACCATTTGTGATAGGTTCCTCAAAATCACCTCACTGTTTTAGAGACAGTCTTCCGCCGATTCCATATAAAGGTCAGGCTAATGCTTGGATGGACAGGGAACTTTTCAGATTTTGGTTTTTAGATGTATTTTTACCCGTTGTGAGACAGTGGACTACGGAGCCAGTAGCTATTGTAATGGACAATTGTGCTGGTCATGACAAAACTTGTGTCGATCCATTAGACCaagttcagttttttttccttcctccaAATGTCACTTCGGTCTACCAGCCTCTTGATCAGGGTATTATAGCTTCTCTAAAGTCACTCTACAGGAAGGAGTTAATAATCAAATTGGTTGAGGCTTATGACAATCATACAGCTTTGCAGGAAGCAGCAAGTTTAGCAAAAAGAGGTAGGAAGGGTTTGCGATATGGCTGCTCTGCAACTGTATTGGATGCTTGCCAATTAATCAAATCTTGCTGGGATTTGGTTTCAAACACCACACTATTCAATTGCTGGAGGCATTCGAAAATACTACCACATGAGCAGTTCACCAGGTGAAGCGAAACCAGACCTCTAGATGTTGTTGGTAACACTTCCGACTTCTTATGCGACTTGTTACTCTCCTTGCAAATtacatctgaaaaaaaaatactgagcTAGCCGATATAATAGAGAAGGCGAAGACAGATGATTGTGCTATTCAAATTCAACGCTGGCTTGATTTTGAAACAGATCCGGCAGTTATTGCGGCAGAAGATTACGaactttcaaatgaaatttcacaGCAATGTGATTCGGCATCCTCTTCGAGCCAGTCAAACGAAATTTCACTGATGGACGTTTGCGAGAGCGTTGCTACTCGTTCTAGTCCTAACAATCTAGCTCATGAAGCACTCTTGAAAGAGAAGCTGCTTAAATATGCATGCGCTGCCGTCGATGCTAGGATATCCGATCCTACATTATATGACCTAGTTTCCAAAATTAAAGAACATTTGTCGTAAGTTAATGCGTTTGTTAaatattaatttattatttgtaagCGTTGATaagcttaatttttctttaaacaattttacgtTATTCTGTTACGTTACTTCGCTTATGTTTCAAGTGTGTTcaaactaaatgttttaaatgtagattttttttctcgttttataCAATCAAACGTAGCGTACATTTCAAAGGTATTTTTACTTGATCTGTAATTTGTTCGGTACCTAGAATTTTGCGACACAGCTAATAAACTTAGATTATATACTATTACTCGTTCTTGTAAGTTAATTCAATTTATTATAAAGCTTATCTAGTTAAATGAGTACAGAACCAGTCAATACGAGCAGAGTATTAGAAAATTTTACGAATGAGCGCGACGAGATGGCGCTGACCGCTGTCGAGCCGCTTTTCGGACCATCCGCTTATCGGACCACTGCACAGGGTGGTCCGATAAGTGGAGCCGCACTGTAGATAGTCGCCAACACTAGATAGTCGCCAACACTACTTCAAaacttgttttcattaaatcGTCAAAATTCATCTCCTGTTTCGTGTCGCGTGCTTTAGTGTTCTGTGATAACCGGATCTATGGGGAACGCAACGAAAGCAGCCTATCTTTTAACATTCTTATGTGGCGTTTTTATTGGGTACAAGTTGAAAGATTGGGAGATCGAGGGGTTGAAACGAAGGCGGGAGATACTAACCAACAAGTTACTGGAAACCCAGCAAGAAATCGAATTGTTATctaattaaatttaaagacATATTATTGAGTTCcatataaaatttaattttttgttatgaaTAAAGTAGAGCCTGTTGTAGTAATTCATGGTGGGGCCTGGGCAATCCCTGAAAATATTAGTAATGCAAGTAGAAATGGGGTCAAGTTAGCGGCTAAAAAAGCttatgaaattttgaaaaatggtgGTTCAGCTCTTGATGCTGTTGAAGAGGCAGTTGTTATTCTTGAAGATGAAGCGGTATTTGATGCAGGGAAAGGTTCATGCTTAAATGCTGCTGGTTTGATTGAAATGGATGCTTCTATTATGGATGGCACTTCTCTGAAAGCTGgtaattttcaaatatttagaCTATGCTGACAGCAATTTGTCATCTCACACTCAAGATATTCTAATTTAGGATGGAGTACTGGCCATGGAGAATCTAtcataaaaatatgtttagcCAAACATATAATCTGCTTGATGGAAAGCGgtaaattttcatatttatcCGTCATCTGGCAACACAACACCTTTACATCCCATATGGAATTGTAGGCATGAAAGCTCAAGAAGCTGTTGAGCAATCCCTACAGTTAATGAATTCAAGAATAAAAGGTGCAGGCGGCGCCATTTGCATCAGCGCTTCCGGTGAACCTGCTTTTCAGTTCACCACTGGGCGAATGGCGTGGGCAATTGCCAAAGCGGATGTCTTATCGTGGGGTCTCGATCCAAAAGAGTACAACACTGAAAAGATGGCCTGAAATCGTCATCATCTGCCTTCAACTATTTAGTGCAAAGTAACAGCAATTTTTAGACGTATGGTGCAATTGCGGGCTGGGCCCAATATCATTTTTTCCAAGCGGCTGTAACGTGCGGAAATTAATAGAGGTTGAAACTGGTTTCAGTTATCTGCGGCCTTGAAATCACCATCTATAGTCATGTGCCAATCGTGGCGTGCGTTCAtagatttttcttctccatATGGCAGTGTTTATTTGAGGCctaaatattatatttttaatgaCCTTGTTGGCTGTGGTTTTAGATTGGAAACTGATAACCAGGCGTCCTTCGAATGAAAAGGAATTGACCAACGGCGGTCGATTTTTAACTGTATTATTCATCAAGGTTAAAGGCATTCGTAACCGAGGAAACGGTTGTAACCGGGATTTCGCAGTTGAAAATAGGATTAGAACGTAACAAACAGTTGAAAGTACAGGTTGTGTCTATTCGCTATGTGCTCAACAACTCCCAAGAACTTCTCGTGGCTGGAGGATGGAAAAATTGCTGCCCTGGCTTTCCCTGATAAGCGGGAGGATTTAGAATTTCTCGTGAATCACGGCATCCGCTATCTGGTTACTTTGACCAAAGAATTAAAACCCAACACGGAAGAATACCAGCATTAATCGGAGTTAATATTTGTGGGGATGATTACTGTACTTTCACTATGGAACAAGTGCAGCAGTTCATCGGAATTTGTGAAAAGGCGTTGGAAGAAAATCAGGTTATACACATTGCACAGTTTTATAGAAAGTTAACCTGTtattcttaatttttctttgctttatcGTAGGGGGTTGCTGTACATTGCCGTGCTGGATTCGGAAGGACAGGAACCGTTCTTGCTTGCTACCTAGTACGGTTTAAACATTTAAACCCTGAAGAGGCTATTTTGCATGTTAGAACTGCACGACCGCACTCGATTGAAACCGTAGATCAAGAGAAAACTGTAGCCGAATATTTGGAATTTTTGCATCGGATGCCAAGTGTTGAAGCGGCTGCAAAATAATCTTGTCTTTTCACACCATCGAATAATCATCATTTTTactagatttttaaaaatacgtgTTTTGCCTGATTGCCAATTTTGAAGGCAAGCCATATTTTACTGCCGGATATCGCCTGCtgaatttttatgatttaagTATCAACTCTGATACACGAAGCTTATCGACCTTTCATAAAGGCTGAGGCTGTTGTTGGACAACAATGTTGAGgaactttttgtttgtttgttttcttacgTAACCTGGAaggtttttcgttttgttttcgggtCACTTTCTAGTGGCTATTGGTATTGTCGTGGCAGCCTGTGGGAACTTGCCTTAATTCCTAGTAATAATTTTGCcttcaatttttgttgcaTGGGAGCGCATTTACTTTAAAAACCCTGGTACATCTGGCTGACTATGTCTTACACTTAAAGGTAACACTTTGCTTTCTAAATATAAGTTGTCAAAAttcgtccatttttctttcttttgcagTGCTAACCTAGGTTAAGCTGAGCTGATTTACTGGAGGGAGATAAGGTGGTCCTAAAGGGGCCATAACGAAGCCGTGGTTGTTAACTCCCGAAGCCTGGTGACGGGTGACCTATAAAACTAGCCAATTTCCTTAGACATTATGCATAATTAATCATAACTGAATCGGTAAATGGTGAGCACTCAATGATACATACAGTCTTGCCCCGTCGGGACTGACGGTATCACGCAACTGAGCTCCCGGCACCGACGTCTTTTACTTTTGAGAGAAAAAAGTCACGAATACGGAAGAGATAATTGTGGCTGTACCTTCCGCATGCCATTTGCAAATGTTAGGTCCACTATTCACTGTATCATCAAACCCCGGAAGATCACGATGAGGTGATAACACCTTAACTTATGCATCCTAGTAGGATCTCTATAGCTTCCTGAAGAGATAAAAAAGATAAGATCAAAAATTGTTCTAGTTCTGGTTTGGTTTGCAAGACATTCAGGGCCCTACTGAATCGTCGGTAGACAACCAACAATAAATTCCGCATTGTTATCGACACATATCGTGAACATTATAGGTAAACATATAAAAGGACATTCATTTCTCCAATTACTTCATTCGCTACAACTCTTGGCAAATTTAATCATCAAAATGTTTAAGGCAACTAGCGCAGCCTGTGCCCTTCTGATTGCCATCGTCTCTGCGACTCCGTTTAGGGATTGtggtaatttttcatttcttgtttccGTTTGTTATTTGAATTTAACTGATTTCAATGCAGGATCAACATCATCTTTAACCGCTGTGCGTGTTCCTGGCTGCGAGGTACTACCATGCATCGTATACCGTGGAACCAACGTTTCTGTCGAATACGACTTCGTCTCAGGtgtgtatataaaaacaaacctgttataacaataaaatttaatcTTCTAATTTATTGTAATTTTCGTATTGGATAGCGGTTTCTACTAACGCGTTGACGACCGACGTGAAGGGCGTTATTGGTGGCGTAACTCTTCCTTGGTAtgccatttcaaaatgttcaaGAATGTTAGTCATCGAGTTCTTTATTGACGTTTTATCATTAGGCCTGGTAGATTTCCTCCTGCTTGCGAGGACGTAAAAGCTGGTGACTGCCCTGTGGCAGAGGCTGAGCCCATTACTATGTCAACCCTTTTAGTTCTATCTTCTTCCTTCCCTTCGGTAAGCTTCGTTCAATAATACTGCTTGcgttaaaaaatgaaaaggtaaGTTTTTTCCTACCTAAAAGGCGATTTACCATGTAGACAAACGTACCACTCAAAATTCGAAAGCAATTACATTCCACCTTCCATTTTAGGTGAATGCCAAAGCCATATGGGGACTTCGCGACGATAGTGATAGCACTCTTGTTTGCTTCGAAGTAACTGTCAAACTTCTATAAATCAAGCGATCCACCTCTTCTGCCAAAGGCAACTTCATAGAGTGCTTTTTTACATGCATGTCAAGGTTTCTTTCAAATCCATGCGATTTTAATAAATTTCACCGAGTTCcttgaaatgaatttgttcCTTTCTCTACTTCGTCGGACGAAATTTTTGTGGTTGTACATGAATGACGATTTAAAAACGCATGATTTTGTTCAGCCAACTTATGTgctttttcaaatatatatgtatgtaattttattaatttagtTTTTAGTTTTAGCAGAGTGCTAGAGTCACAGAATCCTGGATGCCCCAGATGACATTCTCTtgctccaaaaaaaaagtatcgaTAAGGCCAATGGTGATGAAATTCATGTGTCTAGGGCGGAGCTTTGTCGACAAAATTCACAAATTCTTCCAAAAATAATATCGTGAACTCAGTCATgaactatggcaatccgttttacccaataaaaattaaaaaatattggcattttttctgtttactagtatcgccatctaccggtcacatttctagttaattctttacatacactgaccgaaaaaaattttaagcccgactaaataagcccaactaaataagcccgacttttctcggtcgggcttaaattttttttctgaaaaaactgacattcatcggaattggttgaatattacagggtatactcaaaattgaatactGAATCCGGGGAcattgctttttttaaaattaagttaatcatttttgaaatacaccgaatatttggcGCAATtttagcgcgccagtacgctacagcgctagcgcgatgcagcagaaatctCAAGTGCAATGCAATCATAATAAAGTTGGCAACGCCATTGGTGTCAATCTGAGTTGTTCTAGGTATTGTCTGCTagcgtttaaaattttcagtgAGAACTTGGTGTCAATGGTGAATACATTGGCGTTTGTATGTCACAGAATAAATCAAATATCTTGAAATGGACTCATCTTTCACACGTAAGTTGAAGAACACGATGACAATTGATGGGTTAAATTTATGTTTCGCCACGTATTGGTTTAATTTGCTGAGCTGCACACAGTTTCATTAATATGGTTTCTCCTGGCAATATGCCATGCTTTTTTCGTAGTGAGCAACAGCCCTTCACCTGTAAAGAAATCGGGAAACTCTCAGCGAGCATTTGAACTAGCTGGGGAGCTATATAGCCAGATCCAACAGTGGTATCTCTTAATCACTACAGGAAGAAATATAATCAATAACATATTGCagctgaaaacaaaattgtggTAAATTTTCAACTAAATAATTGCGAGAGTGAGTTTTTTAAGTTCATAAGTACTACACCATCAACCAAACAGGGAAAATCCAGGTAATGCTGCTGATTTGTTGGAACTACAATTCCAGTGTGATCAACTTGGATCAGTTGTTTCCGAACTGGTAATGTCTAAAAACATTAGACACAGTTACAAAGTTACTAATTTGAGACTACTCTGCctaaacaaatggaaaaaatacaAGACCAGTACACAGCATTGGAAAAATTGGGTGaacttcagaaaaaaattggatcaaACATCACACGTGATTCCACACCATTAATGTTTCTTACTTGGCCAAACTCCAAATTTGGTAAAAGAGATTGATAATTCATCTTGGTGATGAACGACCTGTTAATTTTTTAACCCTTAAGTTGTAGTTGTCACTGCCATTAAAGATGCTTTTGATAAGGAgttgcaattgaaaaaatgcaTTGCTGAAAATGTGGCACATTGtcagcaaaaacaaatgcttGATTTACACAAAATTGCCTGGGTCCATCAAGTTTATGTAACTTCTACTACTAAGCTCCAGTTAGAAGCCCTCTTGGTAGAAACTGGTCAACGTTGAAGACATTTATTGGCAATTGAAGGTATGGAAATTACATAACTGATTTTGAAAAGAGtttacttttattattttttctctttattggaGAAGTTTATTTCCCAGATGAGAACTTCTGTTTAAAGATCGGCATGTTTTATACGTTAAATACCATAGAACACCGATTTTTAAacattgatttgaaaaatgtctTCAAATGCAGAAAGtgctatttaatttaaaacgaCTTGCTAGAGATCGCATCCGAGGCGTTCTATCTCTTCAGCGAAGAATTCCATGTCTTTTGTATTGACACCCGAGCTTTGTAGAACTAGTCGGAAGAAGTTTGGCAAATTTCTCAGCGGTTGGTAGGTGATCATCATGCTGCCCTTTTTGATCATACGTTCTTTGATCTTTGGAGCGATCTAAATCAAATGCGGttgtacgtaaaaaaaaattctctctTACATTCTAAATCGAAGTAAGGGCTATCGTACTCTGTGTAGCTTTTCGTTATAATCTTCGTCATGCTGAGAATTTCGAAGGCTTGGCGGGATGTACCAAAAGCACACGTTCACGAATGGTGGCTCCTCTAGTACTAGTTTGAAACCTTCGCGATCCCGAATAAATGAAGTGAAATAGGCTGCATTTTCAAAGAGCGTATCCACATGTCTTTCCAAGCCTAAACTTCCCTGCGATAAGTTGAGATGAAAAGGGAGAGCAATGGCATTAAGATACTTGCTCGTAGTTTTAATTGGTTAGCAACAATTCCTCTTAAAGTTTATCCTATACAATAATTTgagcaatgtttttttttttgtgaaaatttaCCTTCGCTTGCCACATCAGCAATAGTCACATTGCAAATATTTGTCCCCAACGTCCCACTTGGGATCATAAAACTTatctttttgaaacaaataagaCGCTGAAGCGGTATTGGCCTCCAGGAGAAGGTTTAGATGTCGTGTCAAAAAGGTGGAACACTGCTGAGGTACCCCAAGCAATTTGTGGGGGTTCCATGTTACT
The nucleotide sequence above comes from Daphnia carinata strain CSIRO-1 chromosome 3, CSIRO_AGI_Dcar_HiC_V3, whole genome shotgun sequence. Encoded proteins:
- the LOC130698600 gene encoding cyclin-dependent kinase 2-interacting protein-like, which gives rise to MDSSFTLSNSPSPVKKSGNSQRAFELAGELYSQIQQWYLLITTGRNIINNILQLKTKLWENPGNAADLLELQFQCDQLGSVVSELTTLPKQMEKIQDQYTALEKLGELQKKIGSNITRDSTPLMFLTWPNSKFVVVVTAIKDAFDKELQLKKCIAENVAHCQQKQMLDLHKIAWVHQVYVTSTTKLQLEALLVETGQR
- the LOC130698666 gene encoding probable isoaspartyl peptidase/L-asparaginase CG7860, producing the protein MNKVEPVVVIHGGAWAIPENISNASRNGVKLAAKKAYEILKNGGSALDAVEEAVVILEDEAVFDAGKGSCLNAAGLIEMDASIMDGTSLKAGWSTGHGESIIKICLAKHIICLMESGMKAQEAVEQSLQLMNSRIKGAGGAICISASGEPAFQFTTGRMAWAIAKADVLSWGLDPKEYNTEKMA
- the LOC130698667 gene encoding NPC intracellular cholesterol transporter 2 homolog a-like yields the protein MFKATSAACALLIAIVSATPFRDCGSTSSLTAVRVPGCEVLPCIVYRGTNVSVEYDFVSAVSTNALTTDVKGVIGGVTLPWPGRFPPACEDVKAGDCPVAEAEPITMSTLLVLSSSFPSVNAKAIWGLRDDSDSTLVCFEVTVKLL